In one window of Saprospiraceae bacterium DNA:
- a CDS encoding T9SS type A sorting domain-containing protein, with the protein MKKLYSLYLFIAIFFFCVFNASVPEPSNPPTANTGAPGETTCQQNNCHGGGNYTGTSELVGLPDTIIANTTYEVTILNKSDTAIRTGFQLTALDDGHAFVGTLTEIPNERVNVARDNVTKRFYARQLQAKFFNVNGEAAWKFQYTAPSSVPNDSIIFYYTALLANGNGDRLGDNVLKLKKTYHFRLPVANDNSTELLRDIQVFNNGAEIIFLGNQNAIIHSIFMNDVNGKLILQKDQIERNQLATGKLATGIYFLNFKVEDKKFSKKIYIN; encoded by the coding sequence ATGAAAAAACTTTACAGCCTTTATTTATTTATTGCTATATTTTTCTTTTGTGTTTTTAATGCTTCCGTTCCGGAGCCATCCAATCCACCCACAGCAAATACCGGTGCACCGGGAGAAACAACCTGCCAGCAAAACAATTGTCATGGTGGGGGAAACTATACCGGGACTTCAGAATTGGTCGGACTCCCTGACACGATCATTGCCAATACAACTTACGAGGTAACGATATTGAATAAATCGGACACTGCGATCAGAACCGGATTTCAGTTGACTGCCTTAGATGATGGCCATGCCTTTGTAGGTACGCTGACTGAAATTCCCAACGAAAGGGTTAATGTTGCAAGAGATAATGTGACGAAAAGATTTTATGCAAGACAGCTGCAGGCTAAATTTTTTAACGTCAATGGAGAAGCTGCCTGGAAATTTCAATATACTGCTCCTTCATCCGTACCAAACGACAGCATTATTTTTTATTACACAGCCTTGCTTGCCAATGGTAATGGAGACAGGCTTGGAGATAATGTCCTTAAATTAAAGAAGACCTACCATTTCAGGCTGCCGGTAGCCAATGATAATTCAACAGAACTTTTGAGGGATATACAGGTGTTCAACAATGGAGCCGAAATCATCTTTCTTGGAAATCAGAATGCAATCATCCATTCCATATTTATGAACGACGTGAATGGAAAACTTATCCTACAAAAAGATCAGATTGAGAGGAATCAATTGGCAA